In Marinomonas posidonica IVIA-Po-181, a single window of DNA contains:
- a CDS encoding TonB-dependent receptor domain-containing protein — translation MSKKSIMTMTVLAVAISNASFAEEQLDSLVITASGFEQDTAEAPASISVITAEDIEKGAYRDLADVIESVPGVQIARTTGGSNIQMRGLEPDYTLFLIDGRPQSSRDSREKTADGYDHEWMPPLSLIERIEVVRGPMSTLYGSSAMGGVINIITKKHTDEWHGNLHHEVISAEGSEFNNSKTSTIALSGPVIPNVLSAQLSVEYYDQEEDDIDDGNPEKEINSYNAKFNFLANKNHDFSVDLSKTEQNRIFTLNKSTTSSRTAGEQENEKESFALTHTGRYDDITENSFIQIDSTNNITDESKINNTQVSSSWVVPTENNTTTAGVSYINADLEDNGNQASSGLTELSNNQLSAFIEDEWYMTEKFSLITGLRADKNENFKNHLSPKVYGVFSINDSWTLKGGVSTGYKAPKLRQLSSDWAISSSGRDTYGNSDLKAESSVSSEISAIFNNNVLMASITVFDNQFEDKIERDDCTVDSCPSEATTTGSRLDRVWVNIDEAKTQGVEISSKLLVTKSVSTSLSYTYTDSEQLTGDNKGSPLTSVPLHMATASFDWSVNEKLKVWTSYTYYGEANEEDEPTPSYDLVDLGANYIINDNLKISLGMNNALDEEFTDEEYGFVDHGREYWVALDASF, via the coding sequence ATGTCAAAAAAAAGCATAATGACGATGACAGTTTTAGCTGTCGCCATTTCCAATGCAAGCTTTGCAGAAGAACAACTTGACAGCCTAGTGATTACGGCATCTGGTTTTGAACAAGACACAGCGGAAGCACCAGCATCCATTAGTGTCATTACTGCAGAGGACATAGAAAAAGGCGCTTACCGAGATCTTGCAGACGTCATTGAAAGTGTTCCAGGTGTTCAAATAGCAAGAACCACTGGCGGTAGCAATATCCAGATGCGAGGTTTAGAACCAGATTACACGCTTTTCTTAATTGATGGCAGACCTCAAAGTTCTAGAGACTCACGGGAAAAAACAGCGGATGGTTATGATCATGAGTGGATGCCACCGTTGTCCTTGATCGAGAGAATTGAAGTCGTTAGAGGCCCAATGTCAACCCTCTATGGCTCCAGTGCGATGGGTGGCGTCATAAACATTATTACGAAAAAACACACAGACGAATGGCACGGCAATCTCCATCATGAAGTCATTTCTGCTGAAGGCAGTGAATTTAATAATTCTAAAACCTCTACTATTGCACTGTCTGGTCCCGTTATTCCTAATGTCCTAAGCGCCCAATTGAGTGTCGAGTATTACGATCAAGAAGAAGATGATATTGATGACGGCAATCCTGAAAAAGAAATCAACAGCTACAACGCAAAATTTAACTTTCTTGCAAATAAAAACCATGATTTCAGTGTAGATTTAAGCAAAACTGAACAAAATAGAATATTCACTCTTAATAAATCAACTACTAGTAGTAGAACTGCTGGCGAGCAAGAGAATGAAAAAGAGTCTTTTGCCCTAACTCACACTGGGCGCTATGACGATATTACTGAAAACAGTTTTATTCAGATAGATTCTACTAATAACATCACAGATGAGTCTAAAATTAATAACACTCAAGTCAGCTCTAGTTGGGTTGTACCTACAGAGAACAACACTACAACAGCTGGTGTTAGTTATATTAACGCAGACTTAGAAGATAACGGTAATCAGGCTTCAAGTGGCCTAACTGAACTGTCAAACAATCAACTCTCAGCATTTATTGAAGATGAGTGGTACATGACAGAGAAATTTTCGCTAATTACTGGTCTCAGAGCAGATAAAAACGAAAACTTCAAGAATCATTTAAGTCCTAAAGTATATGGAGTCTTCTCTATTAATGATAGCTGGACTCTAAAAGGGGGTGTTTCTACAGGGTATAAAGCTCCTAAGCTTAGACAACTTTCTAGCGATTGGGCAATTTCCTCCTCAGGCAGAGACACTTACGGTAATTCGGATTTAAAAGCAGAGTCTTCTGTCAGCAGCGAAATCAGTGCCATTTTTAATAACAACGTGCTGATGGCGAGCATCACGGTTTTTGATAATCAATTTGAAGACAAGATTGAAAGAGATGACTGTACTGTCGATAGCTGTCCTAGCGAGGCAACAACGACTGGAAGTCGCCTAGATCGTGTATGGGTTAATATTGATGAAGCGAAAACACAAGGGGTTGAAATTAGCAGCAAACTCTTAGTAACAAAAAGCGTTTCGACTTCACTAAGCTATACCTACACAGATTCTGAACAGTTAACTGGCGATAATAAAGGCTCTCCTCTAACGAGTGTGCCACTTCATATGGCTACTGCCTCTTTTGATTGGTCTGTAAACGAAAAACTAAAGGTATGGACTAGCTATACTTACTATGGTGAAGCCAATGAAGAAGATGAACCAACACCTTCTTACGATTTAGTAGACTTAGGTGCTAACTACATTATTAATGACAACTTGAAAATCAGTCTTGGTATGAATAACGCACTTGATGAAGAGTTCACAGATGAAGAATACGGCTTTGTTGATCATGGACGTGAATACTGGGTAGCTTTAGACGCTTCATTCTAA
- a CDS encoding response regulator, with product MKNVSFLIADDSQSVRSVVKSTIYDQLGSQRILSAVNGLTAKFILQKQAVDVVISDLDMPHLDGFQLLSFIRNHPKLKNTPFIMMASEDSKSFVMDAIEKGVTQYLVKPFTPERLEDAIRRAWYGSEQRRNARISNLPAHRFQVSFNSQDAVLGKIKNISSSGMLFEVAYTDQIRLFNKCRVSVSMPTSKAHEITIAELVYDIVRIETTDSVKEGVHVCNVAINLDTSESQPDCVTELARLMDSLTLEGVKTRQVQETQDDLNDELIG from the coding sequence ATGAAAAATGTTAGTTTTTTGATTGCTGATGACAGTCAATCTGTACGCTCGGTTGTGAAAAGCACCATTTATGACCAACTGGGAAGTCAAAGAATATTGTCTGCTGTCAATGGACTAACAGCGAAGTTTATTTTGCAAAAACAAGCTGTTGATGTGGTTATTTCCGATTTGGATATGCCGCATTTAGATGGATTTCAATTACTTTCCTTTATACGAAACCATCCAAAACTCAAAAATACCCCTTTCATTATGATGGCATCTGAAGACAGCAAAAGCTTTGTCATGGATGCGATTGAGAAAGGGGTTACCCAATACTTGGTTAAGCCTTTCACTCCTGAGAGATTAGAGGATGCTATACGTCGCGCTTGGTATGGCTCCGAACAAAGGCGTAATGCTCGAATTTCGAATCTGCCAGCTCACCGCTTTCAGGTGTCATTTAATTCTCAGGATGCTGTGTTGGGCAAGATCAAAAATATTAGTAGCTCAGGTATGTTATTTGAAGTGGCTTACACTGATCAGATAAGGTTATTCAATAAATGTCGAGTGAGTGTCTCAATGCCAACTTCTAAAGCGCATGAGATTACAATTGCTGAGCTAGTGTATGACATTGTTCGTATTGAAACTACAGACTCTGTAAAAGAGGGGGTTCATGTCTGTAATGTGGCGATCAATTTGGATACATCTGAAAGTCAGCCTGATTGTGTTACCGAATTGGCGAGACTGATGGATTCTCTTACGTTAGAAGGTGTGAAAACTCGTCAAGTTCAAGAAACTCAAGATGATCTCAATGATGAATTAATCGGTTAA
- a CDS encoding ZIP family metal transporter translates to MVPLQQAFFLTFFAGIAMPAGAIIAHFLHIKPVWLEREILHGITAFGGGALMSAVALVLVPEGISSFHPIQAAAIFVLGGISFMLLDYSLSKSGSSMSQLIAMLSDFIPESLALGASVAMGSRDAFLITLLIIMQNIPEGFNAFRELRHTRAYSVKTVLILFFLLALTGPISGMIAYIWLSEWHNIISAIMLFSAGGILYIVFQDIAPQAVLEKHWGPPLGAVLGFSLGLIGYMSIS, encoded by the coding sequence ATGGTGCCGTTACAGCAGGCTTTTTTTCTTACATTTTTTGCGGGCATAGCCATGCCCGCAGGAGCGATCATTGCCCACTTTCTTCACATTAAACCTGTTTGGTTAGAAAGAGAAATCCTTCATGGTATCACTGCTTTTGGTGGTGGTGCCTTAATGTCTGCAGTGGCTTTGGTGTTGGTGCCAGAAGGTATTTCTAGTTTTCATCCCATTCAAGCTGCCGCCATTTTTGTATTGGGCGGCATTAGTTTTATGTTACTGGATTATTCCCTTTCAAAAAGTGGTTCTTCAATGAGCCAACTAATTGCAATGTTGTCTGATTTTATTCCCGAATCACTTGCATTAGGGGCCTCTGTTGCTATGGGTAGCCGTGACGCCTTTCTCATTACTTTGTTGATTATTATGCAAAATATTCCAGAAGGCTTTAATGCATTTCGAGAGTTACGACATACTCGAGCTTATTCTGTTAAGACGGTTTTAATCTTATTTTTCTTATTGGCGTTGACAGGTCCGATCTCAGGTATGATTGCGTACATCTGGCTATCTGAATGGCACAACATTATTTCTGCTATTATGCTTTTTTCGGCAGGTGGTATTCTCTATATTGTATTTCAAGATATTGCCCCTCAAGCTGTCTTAGAAAAGCATTGGGGTCCACCTTTAGGTGCCGTTCTGGGATTTTCATTAGGTTTGATTGGCTATATGTCAATATCATAA
- a CDS encoding benzoate/H(+) symporter BenE family transporter, which yields MRSILNDFSLSAMVAGFVAVLIGFASSVAIVFQAAQAAGASEDIIVSWIMVLGIGMGATCFFLSLWYKTPVITAWSTPGAALLATSLGDVSYPEAIGVFIFAGLLGCLVGMSGLFDKLMNWVPLPIACAMLAGVLFQFGLSIFTSMAEDVFMVAIMLLVYLVAKRLMPRYAVLLVLLAGVMCVLGRSEQAVFSMIPMQFGQLIWVFPEWKLSALIGVGIPLFIVTMTSQNIPGVAVMRSSGYQTPVSPLISWTGLTSAVLAPAGGFAFNLAAITAAICSGDECHRDPKKRYVAGLSAGVFYLIAGLAGVSVVGLFAVFPASMVAALAGIALLGTIGMNLKTAMFEDSTRDAALITFLVTVSGVSFAGIASAFWGILFGIICLLISKLQWRVGKGKWN from the coding sequence GTGCGATCAATTCTTAACGATTTTAGTCTGAGTGCAATGGTGGCTGGGTTTGTGGCGGTATTAATTGGCTTTGCCAGTTCTGTTGCCATTGTTTTTCAAGCGGCACAAGCGGCAGGAGCAAGTGAGGATATCATTGTCTCTTGGATCATGGTGCTCGGTATTGGGATGGGGGCCACTTGTTTCTTTTTATCCTTATGGTACAAAACGCCTGTGATTACCGCTTGGTCTACTCCAGGTGCGGCTTTGCTGGCAACCAGTTTAGGTGACGTCAGTTATCCAGAAGCAATTGGTGTTTTTATATTCGCAGGGCTCTTAGGTTGCTTAGTAGGAATGTCTGGCTTGTTTGATAAGTTAATGAATTGGGTACCTTTGCCTATTGCTTGTGCCATGTTGGCAGGTGTTTTATTTCAATTTGGCTTGTCTATTTTTACCTCCATGGCAGAAGATGTTTTTATGGTTGCGATTATGCTGTTGGTGTATTTAGTCGCTAAACGTTTAATGCCTAGATACGCTGTTCTGTTGGTTTTACTTGCAGGTGTTATGTGTGTACTTGGCCGTTCAGAGCAGGCTGTTTTTTCAATGATTCCTATGCAATTTGGTCAGTTAATTTGGGTGTTTCCTGAATGGAAATTGAGCGCGCTCATAGGTGTGGGGATTCCCTTGTTTATTGTGACTATGACGTCACAAAATATACCGGGTGTGGCGGTTATGAGAAGTAGTGGCTATCAAACTCCTGTGTCACCTTTGATTAGTTGGACGGGATTAACCTCTGCTGTATTGGCTCCGGCAGGTGGTTTTGCCTTTAATCTTGCGGCGATTACGGCGGCGATTTGTTCTGGAGATGAGTGTCATAGAGACCCTAAGAAGCGGTATGTCGCTGGACTGTCTGCGGGTGTGTTTTACCTAATTGCAGGTCTAGCTGGTGTTTCTGTCGTTGGTCTGTTTGCTGTCTTTCCTGCCAGTATGGTGGCTGCGCTTGCGGGAATTGCGCTGTTGGGTACGATCGGAATGAATCTTAAAACCGCCATGTTTGAAGACAGCACTCGAGATGCGGCTTTGATCACCTTTCTTGTTACTGTATCTGGTGTTTCGTTTGCCGGTATCGCGTCGGCTTTCTGGGGGATTCTATTCGGTATTATTTGCTTGCTGATTAGCAAGCTACAATGGCGCGTAGGTAAGGGTAAATGGAATTAA
- a CDS encoding GntR family transcriptional regulator: MELTHRIKEDILNNRLPMGVALRQTVLSARYGVSRIPVRDALQALKAEAWLVPHGKAGVMIPELDWKEAEDLALMRTRLESLALGFAFEYIVPAHLDEANSYLRKLEATDLTLLERGELNWCFHYAIYQACHRPTLMRAIEVLNIQASRYLGFQFGPLGYHNHSQEEHRAWLELIRCHKKTEAVLLLEKHIMDAGQRLTEYLKKA; encoded by the coding sequence ATGGAATTAACGCATAGAATTAAAGAAGACATTTTAAATAACCGATTACCTATGGGAGTGGCTTTAAGACAAACAGTATTATCGGCGCGCTATGGTGTTAGCCGGATTCCTGTTCGTGATGCGTTGCAGGCTTTGAAGGCCGAGGCTTGGCTAGTGCCCCATGGTAAGGCGGGAGTAATGATCCCGGAACTTGACTGGAAAGAAGCGGAAGACCTTGCTTTAATGCGAACAAGACTAGAAAGCTTGGCATTAGGGTTTGCTTTTGAGTACATTGTCCCTGCTCATTTGGATGAAGCAAACTCTTATCTTCGAAAATTAGAAGCCACTGACTTAACCTTATTAGAACGCGGGGAATTGAATTGGTGCTTTCATTATGCAATATACCAAGCCTGTCACCGTCCAACGTTAATGAGAGCCATTGAAGTGCTAAATATTCAAGCCAGTCGCTATCTTGGCTTTCAGTTTGGGCCTTTGGGTTACCACAATCATAGTCAAGAAGAACACAGAGCGTGGTTGGAATTAATAAGGTGTCATAAAAAAACGGAAGCCGTGCTGTTGCT